One window of the Bradyrhizobium sp. NP1 genome contains the following:
- a CDS encoding methyl-accepting chemotaxis protein: protein MKLNNLTIAPKLGMLIAVTLVGLCIAGGLAGYLMQQEMLRARVDQTKSIVEMARNMALELKKQVDAGQITREQAMAQFRQLGNAMTYDHGSGYLFGTSYDGITQLAPDPKQIGTNRMDVVTNGRKLSYELMDGAKANGEILLKYEYVKPGQETPIRKIGYAVAIPGFDMYVGTGAYLDDLDAKLKPIAWVLGLAILGIAAISGVIAWLIGRSISRPLAALGTRMQDLAEGRLDGEIPGVGRGDEVGKMAATVQIFKDNALRIRDLEKAEGERQARAAADRQAAMQAIADDFERSVNGIVRSVSQAAAGMQTTAQSMTSTASDASARAATVSSASETASSNVGTVAAAAEELSSSVTEISRQVTRSSEIASKAVNDAERTNSTVQVLSSGAEKIGEVVKLIHSIAAQTNLLALNATIEAARAGESGRGFAVVASEVKALANQTAKATEEISAQVAAMQASTGDAVAAINGITETISQMSQITVSISTSIEQQGEATREIARNIQSVAAGSSEISTHIGGVTAAAAATGTAATDVLSNARELDNQSGMLRTAVEGFLTKVRAA from the coding sequence TTGAAGTTGAACAACCTTACGATCGCCCCGAAGCTCGGGATGCTGATCGCTGTGACGCTGGTCGGCCTCTGCATCGCAGGCGGCCTTGCCGGTTACCTGATGCAGCAGGAGATGCTGCGGGCCCGCGTCGACCAGACCAAATCGATCGTCGAGATGGCGCGCAACATGGCGCTCGAGCTCAAGAAGCAGGTCGACGCCGGCCAGATCACCAGGGAGCAGGCGATGGCCCAGTTCCGCCAGCTCGGCAATGCCATGACCTACGACCACGGCTCGGGCTATCTGTTCGGCACCTCCTATGACGGCATCACCCAGCTCGCGCCCGATCCGAAGCAGATCGGCACCAACCGCATGGACGTGGTGACCAACGGCCGCAAGCTTTCCTATGAGCTGATGGACGGCGCCAAGGCCAATGGCGAAATCCTGCTCAAATATGAATATGTGAAGCCCGGCCAGGAGACGCCGATCCGCAAGATCGGCTACGCCGTCGCGATCCCCGGCTTCGACATGTATGTCGGCACCGGCGCCTATCTCGACGATCTCGACGCCAAGCTGAAGCCGATCGCGTGGGTGCTCGGCCTTGCCATTCTCGGCATCGCCGCGATCTCGGGCGTGATCGCCTGGCTGATCGGCCGCAGCATCAGCCGGCCGCTCGCCGCACTCGGCACCCGCATGCAGGATCTCGCCGAAGGCCGGCTCGACGGCGAAATTCCCGGCGTCGGCCGCGGCGACGAGGTCGGCAAGATGGCGGCCACGGTGCAGATCTTCAAGGACAACGCGCTGCGCATCCGCGATCTCGAAAAGGCCGAAGGCGAGCGGCAGGCGCGCGCCGCCGCCGACCGTCAAGCGGCGATGCAGGCCATCGCCGACGATTTCGAGCGCAGCGTCAACGGCATCGTCCGCTCGGTGTCGCAGGCTGCCGCCGGCATGCAGACCACGGCGCAGTCGATGACCTCGACCGCGAGCGACGCCAGCGCGCGCGCTGCGACCGTCAGCTCCGCCTCCGAGACCGCTTCCAGCAATGTCGGCACGGTCGCGGCCGCCGCCGAGGAGCTGTCGAGCTCGGTGACGGAGATTTCGCGGCAGGTGACGCGCTCGAGCGAGATCGCCAGCAAGGCGGTGAACGACGCCGAGCGCACCAATTCCACGGTCCAGGTGCTCTCCAGCGGCGCCGAGAAGATCGGCGAGGTGGTCAAGCTGATCCACTCGATCGCGGCGCAGACCAACCTGCTCGCGCTCAATGCCACCATCGAGGCGGCGCGCGCCGGCGAATCCGGCCGCGGCTTCGCGGTGGTCGCTTCCGAGGTGAAGGCGCTCGCCAATCAGACCGCGAAGGCCACCGAGGAGATCTCGGCCCAGGTCGCCGCGATGCAGGCTTCCACCGGCGATGCGGTCGCCGCCATCAACGGCATCACCGAGACCATCAGCCAGATGAGCCAGATCACGGTGTCGATCTCGACCTCGATCGAGCAGCAGGGTGAGGCGACGCGGGAGATCGCGCGCAACATCCAGTCGGTCGCGGCGGGCTCGAGCGAGATCAGCACCCATATCGGCGGCGTCACCGCGGCGGCCGCCGCCACCGGAACGGCGGCGACGGACGTGCTCTCCAACGCGCGCGAGCTCGACAACCAGTCGGGCATGCTGCGCACCGCGGTCGAGGGTTTTCTGACCAAGGTGCGCGCCGCCTAG
- a CDS encoding DMT family transporter codes for MPSKTHSPLRWLNSQPYLLLSLTSLFWAGNIVLGRYVAGHVPPLTLSCVRWIGSFLMLLPFAHSYLKRDWPAMRAQLPLLVLLSATGFAINNALSYWGLQHTQALNALLMQSSGPLFVALWSLLLFGVRLTAAQFAGIMLSLAGVLTIILRGDFATLATIRFNKGDLALAGTLLAFGLYSALMPRRPKTHPLSLIVFTTGCGALLLLPFSAWEFFTGFTLKPDLVTAGTLIYVTIFPSTLAYLFFNRGIAMIGPNRAAPFFHLMPVFGSIMAIALLGEELRVFHIIGYALVLAGVVIASRRASA; via the coding sequence TTGCCCAGCAAGACCCACTCGCCCCTCCGCTGGCTCAACAGCCAGCCCTACCTGCTGCTCAGCCTGACCTCGCTGTTCTGGGCCGGCAACATCGTGCTCGGACGCTATGTCGCGGGCCACGTGCCGCCGCTGACGCTGTCCTGCGTGCGCTGGATCGGCAGCTTCCTCATGCTGCTGCCGTTCGCGCACTCTTACCTGAAGCGGGACTGGCCGGCGATGCGCGCGCAGCTGCCGCTGCTGGTCCTGTTGTCGGCGACCGGCTTTGCCATCAACAACGCGCTTTCCTACTGGGGGCTGCAGCACACCCAGGCGCTCAACGCGCTGTTGATGCAGTCATCGGGCCCGCTGTTCGTGGCGCTGTGGTCGCTGCTGCTGTTCGGCGTGCGGCTGACGGCGGCACAGTTCGCGGGCATCATGCTGTCGCTCGCCGGCGTGCTCACCATCATCCTGCGCGGCGACTTCGCGACGCTTGCCACCATTCGCTTCAACAAGGGCGATCTGGCGCTGGCCGGCACGCTGCTCGCGTTCGGGCTCTATTCGGCGCTGATGCCGCGCCGCCCGAAGACGCATCCGCTGTCGCTGATCGTGTTCACCACCGGCTGCGGCGCGCTGCTGCTGCTGCCGTTCTCGGCCTGGGAATTTTTCACCGGCTTCACGCTGAAGCCGGACCTCGTGACGGCGGGCACGCTGATCTACGTGACGATCTTTCCCTCGACGCTCGCCTATCTGTTCTTCAACCGCGGCATCGCAATGATCGGACCAAACCGCGCGGCGCCGTTCTTCCATTTGATGCCGGTGTTCGGCTCCATCATGGCGATCGCGCTGCTCGGCGAAGAGCTGCGGGTCTTCCACATCATCGGCTACGCCCTGGTGCTGGCGGGCGTGGTGATCGCATCGCGCCGCGCCTCGGCCTAA